One segment of Aquimarina sp. BL5 DNA contains the following:
- a CDS encoding zinc-binding alcohol dehydrogenase family protein has product MKVIRLNEPGKWESFQVSKFDKTLSPGEALVKVKKIGICGTDLHAFKGSQPFFKYPRILGHELAVEVIDVANDVKTIKVGDQCAVEPYYNEGINQAVRNGKPNCGDNLRVLGVHVDGGMQEYFKYPAKFLHSSNTLSEDQLAMIEPLAIGCHAVDRANISHKDIVLVIGVGPIGLATIQFAQLTGARVIAMDLDDAKLEKCKKITKISDTINALGDVETLLTELLDGDLPTIVMDATGSEKSMLNTFNYAAAGGTIVFIGLFLGNVVFNDPYFHKKELTLKASRAALSSDFGRIIRLIEAGKIDPTSFITHRIKFDDIPDEFEKLYTCKGDLIKAIIEL; this is encoded by the coding sequence ATGAAAGTAATTAGACTTAATGAACCAGGAAAATGGGAATCCTTTCAAGTTTCAAAATTTGATAAAACGCTTTCACCCGGAGAAGCATTAGTTAAGGTAAAGAAAATAGGGATTTGTGGGACAGATTTACACGCATTTAAAGGAAGTCAACCTTTTTTTAAGTATCCTAGAATTTTAGGCCATGAATTAGCTGTAGAGGTAATTGATGTCGCCAATGATGTTAAAACGATCAAAGTCGGAGATCAATGCGCTGTAGAACCTTATTATAATGAGGGCATAAATCAAGCAGTTAGAAATGGCAAACCCAATTGCGGGGATAACTTAAGAGTTTTGGGCGTGCATGTAGATGGTGGGATGCAGGAATATTTCAAATATCCAGCAAAATTTCTTCATTCATCCAACACATTATCAGAAGACCAATTGGCAATGATAGAACCCTTAGCAATAGGATGTCATGCAGTAGATAGAGCTAACATATCCCATAAAGATATTGTTTTAGTTATTGGAGTCGGTCCTATAGGGTTAGCAACCATTCAATTTGCTCAATTAACAGGTGCCAGAGTAATTGCCATGGATCTAGATGATGCTAAACTGGAAAAATGCAAGAAAATAACTAAGATCTCTGATACAATTAATGCTCTTGGGGATGTGGAAACATTATTAACAGAATTACTAGATGGTGATTTACCGACCATCGTTATGGATGCTACAGGAAGTGAAAAATCTATGTTGAATACCTTTAACTATGCTGCTGCTGGAGGTACGATTGTTTTTATAGGATTATTTTTGGGTAATGTCGTTTTTAATGATCCCTATTTCCATAAAAAAGAATTAACACTAAAGGCCAGCAGAGCTGCTTTAAGCTCAGATTTTGGTCGCATTATTCGATTAATAGAAGCTGGTAAAATAGACCCAACCTCCTTTATTACTCATAGAATAAAGTTTGATGATATTCCCGATGAGTTTGAAAAACTATATACGTGTAAAGGCGATTTGATTAAAGCAATAATTGAATTGTAA
- the fucP gene encoding L-fucose:H+ symporter permease, whose amino-acid sequence MSKSKSITSSKYLVPLIIIMALMFFWNLSRNINDVLIPHLKRACELTDFQSSLVQSAFFGAYFIVALPAGWYIQKKGYRIGIITGLIVASIGAFLFFPAAETRIYSFFLAALFIMAAGFAILEVTASPYITKLGDPDGASSRLSLSAAIGSVGATIAPFLAAQLLLHEEDIKQTTIDAFSQVELQTFLSGEADLVKAPYLILGGILAVIAIIVVFVNLPEIKDDDGDSSQKKPLKDILKFKHTLYGVGAEFFYVGAEVGIVSFIIRYAKWLNIPDLTEQNSAIFITVFMALVLIGRLLGVYILNVFKPARVLVFCSIGAFVMVAISMSTNGYLSLACLSSVGLFTSIVYPIIFSLSMKDLGGYTKTGSSVFLLGIVGGAIVPPLMGYISDISNIRYSFIIPLICYVYLLFFAIRGHRVNIQGTSNKTV is encoded by the coding sequence ATGTCCAAATCAAAAAGTATAACATCTTCAAAATATCTAGTCCCATTAATCATCATTATGGCACTGATGTTTTTCTGGAATTTGAGTAGAAATATTAACGATGTACTTATTCCTCATTTAAAACGGGCATGTGAACTAACTGATTTTCAGTCGTCATTAGTGCAATCTGCTTTTTTTGGCGCCTATTTTATCGTGGCGCTTCCGGCAGGATGGTATATTCAGAAAAAAGGGTATCGTATAGGTATTATAACAGGTCTAATAGTGGCATCAATAGGAGCATTTTTATTTTTCCCTGCGGCCGAAACCAGAATCTATTCTTTCTTCCTGGCAGCATTATTTATTATGGCGGCTGGTTTCGCTATTTTAGAAGTAACCGCTTCTCCATATATTACAAAATTAGGAGATCCTGATGGGGCTTCAAGTAGGCTTAGCTTATCTGCAGCAATAGGATCCGTTGGTGCAACAATCGCTCCCTTTCTTGCAGCACAACTTTTACTACACGAAGAGGATATCAAACAAACTACTATCGATGCTTTTTCGCAGGTAGAATTACAAACCTTTTTATCAGGCGAAGCAGATTTGGTAAAAGCACCTTATTTAATATTAGGCGGCATTCTAGCTGTAATTGCTATTATAGTAGTTTTTGTCAACTTACCTGAAATTAAGGATGATGATGGTGATTCTTCACAAAAAAAACCATTAAAAGACATTCTTAAATTCAAGCATACTCTTTATGGAGTAGGCGCAGAATTCTTTTACGTAGGTGCTGAAGTGGGTATTGTTAGTTTTATTATTCGCTATGCCAAATGGTTGAATATCCCTGATCTAACAGAGCAAAACTCAGCTATTTTTATTACTGTTTTTATGGCTTTGGTGTTGATAGGTCGCTTATTAGGAGTGTATATTTTAAACGTATTTAAACCTGCGAGAGTTTTGGTTTTTTGTAGTATTGGAGCCTTTGTTATGGTAGCAATTTCTATGAGTACCAATGGTTATTTATCATTAGCATGCTTGTCTTCTGTTGGATTATTTACCTCTATAGTTTACCCAATTATTTTTAGCTTGAGTATGAAAGATTTGGGAGGGTATACCAAAACAGGTTCTTCAGTATTTCTTTTGGGGATTGTTGGTGGGGCGATTGTTCCACCATTAATGGGTTATATTTCTGATATTTCTAACATCCGTTATTCGTTTATCATTCCACTTATTTGTTATGTGTACCTCCTGTTTTTTGCGATTAGGGGGCATAGAGTAAATATCCAAGGTACATCTAACAAAACAGTTTAA
- a CDS encoding L-rhamnose mutarotase — protein MEYLENQFRRFTFFLETDSKETMPSFSKLDRATLNTVGILNVEEYQKEHQLFFVVDAQPEMSHTDVKKAFIRAQRMLNSLENQKDINHNSLIEVAPLERIFELDQKKSYEPQKGQLKTKLGKCKRFVWTLLLEENPELINEYRKVHSIGQAWPQITKNMKQVGVKDMEIYLYSNQAILIMDTKPDFDLEKVAPIWQNLPKESEWQEYVAKFQRTSPESAIQEKWTDMKKVNVNKK, from the coding sequence ATGGAGTATTTAGAGAATCAATTTAGACGTTTTACCTTTTTTTTGGAAACGGATTCCAAAGAAACGATGCCTTCCTTTTCTAAATTAGATAGGGCCACGCTGAATACCGTTGGAATTCTTAATGTAGAAGAATATCAAAAGGAGCATCAACTTTTTTTTGTTGTGGATGCCCAACCAGAAATGAGCCATACGGATGTCAAAAAAGCGTTTATAAGGGCTCAACGTATGCTAAATTCTCTCGAAAATCAAAAAGACATAAACCATAACTCACTTATAGAAGTAGCTCCTTTAGAACGCATTTTCGAACTTGATCAAAAAAAAAGTTACGAGCCGCAAAAGGGACAATTAAAAACAAAATTAGGGAAGTGCAAAAGGTTTGTATGGACATTACTGCTAGAAGAAAATCCAGAATTAATAAATGAATATAGAAAAGTTCATAGCATTGGGCAAGCATGGCCACAGATTACTAAAAACATGAAACAGGTAGGTGTTAAGGATATGGAAATATACTTGTATAGCAATCAAGCTATCTTGATCATGGACACCAAGCCCGACTTTGATTTGGAAAAAGTAGCTCCAATATGGCAAAATCTTCCAAAAGAATCTGAATGGCAAGAGTATGTGGCTAAGTTTCAACGAACAAGTCCAGAAAGCGCCATTCAAGAAAAATGGACAGACATGAAGAAGGTAAATGTAAACAAGAAATAA
- a CDS encoding alpha-L-fucosidase produces MKAVTEKLMFLLFFTSLFACKDSKVVKDATEVKKELITYQENWESLEQYKIPQWIKDRKFGIFIHWGPNSVAELHTDWYPQWMYLDKGSLNHQTGERINDKPHPAFAYHKKKFGDHKDVGYKDLIPLWIMENFNAKDWVDLFKKSGAQYVVPVAEHHDSYALYESSITKYNAVNMGPKKDVFKELTDEIKKQGLVCGASSHLAYNWSFYNQQDYFDTGDPEYSDLYAPLHEPGTPVSEEWLATIWWPRTKEIIDNYEPDILWFDFFLDRPEFAPYHKKLAAYYYNSGLKRGKEVVLQTKNHKYPSYPEGTHMLDLERSKLDDIRKEYWQTDTSIGKNSWYYSENWIPKSSGELIADLVDIVSKNGCLLLNIGPRKDGIIPEDQKKTLLDIGKWLEINGEAIYGSQYWEVYGEGPTKTELGHLSESKNKSFTKEDIRFTTKDNTLYAFALIPSEDEVKIKYLNSSNIDITSIELLGYDGDITFEQTSDVLTIELPKSTGLEHTLVFKII; encoded by the coding sequence ATGAAGGCAGTAACCGAAAAATTAATGTTCCTTTTATTTTTTACATCATTATTTGCTTGTAAAGATAGTAAAGTGGTTAAGGATGCTACAGAAGTGAAAAAAGAACTTATTACCTACCAAGAGAATTGGGAAAGTTTAGAGCAATACAAAATTCCGCAATGGATTAAAGACAGAAAGTTTGGGATCTTTATTCACTGGGGACCAAACTCGGTAGCTGAGTTGCATACCGATTGGTATCCGCAATGGATGTACCTGGATAAAGGAAGCCTTAATCACCAAACAGGAGAAAGGATCAATGATAAGCCCCATCCTGCATTTGCGTATCACAAAAAAAAGTTTGGAGATCATAAAGATGTTGGGTATAAAGATCTTATTCCCTTATGGATTATGGAAAATTTTAATGCTAAAGATTGGGTTGATTTATTTAAAAAATCTGGTGCTCAATATGTTGTTCCTGTTGCGGAACATCACGATAGCTATGCATTGTATGAATCTTCAATAACAAAATACAATGCTGTTAATATGGGCCCTAAAAAAGATGTTTTTAAGGAATTAACAGATGAAATAAAAAAACAAGGTTTAGTCTGCGGAGCAAGTTCTCATCTGGCATATAATTGGAGTTTTTATAATCAACAAGATTACTTTGATACCGGAGATCCCGAATATTCTGATCTCTATGCACCACTTCATGAGCCAGGCACCCCTGTAAGTGAAGAATGGTTAGCCACTATATGGTGGCCTCGAACAAAAGAAATTATAGATAACTATGAGCCAGACATTCTTTGGTTTGACTTTTTTCTAGACAGACCTGAGTTTGCGCCGTATCATAAAAAATTAGCGGCATATTATTATAACTCAGGATTAAAGAGAGGGAAAGAAGTAGTATTACAAACCAAAAATCACAAATATCCTTCCTATCCAGAAGGCACACATATGCTAGATTTAGAACGAAGTAAATTGGATGATATTCGAAAAGAATACTGGCAAACAGACACTTCAATAGGAAAAAATTCTTGGTATTATTCAGAAAATTGGATCCCTAAATCTTCAGGAGAATTAATTGCTGATTTGGTAGATATTGTAAGTAAAAATGGATGTTTATTACTAAATATAGGTCCTAGAAAAGATGGAATTATTCCTGAGGATCAGAAAAAAACACTTTTGGATATCGGAAAATGGTTAGAAATAAATGGAGAAGCCATTTACGGTTCTCAATATTGGGAAGTATATGGTGAAGGACCTACAAAAACTGAATTAGGTCACCTTTCAGAAAGTAAAAATAAAAGTTTTACCAAAGAGGATATTCGATTTACTACAAAAGATAACACTCTTTATGCGTTTGCATTAATTCCTTCTGAAGACGAAGTGAAAATCAAATACCTAAACAGTTCAAACATCGATATTACATCTATTGAATTATTAGGATATGATGGAGATATTACCTTTGAACAAACTTCAGATGTTCTTACTATTGAACTGCCTAAATCAACAGGGTTAGAGCATACATTAGTTTTTAAAATAATTTAA
- a CDS encoding arylsulfatase, whose product MPRLININPKTLNELKEFGILLLLFFGLISVSYSQNSSVHKPPNVILIVTDDQGYGDLSCHGNTYVKTPNTDKLYEESARFTDFHVDPTCAPSRAALLTGKYSHHVGVWHTVSGGNHLRTDEKTMAEVFKSSGYRTALFGKWHLGSNYPYRPIDRGFDEWLGQGDGGTGTTDDWFDNDRVNDYYWHNGEREKKEGFAPDIFYNEAIDFITKNKQSEKPFFIYLPTYLPHHPHTLPKKLPAMNNNTEVSDYVSYFFKGIEHIDQNIGRLREVLAESKLSENTIIIFMTDNGGTAGVKLFNAGMRGSKGDVYEGGHRVPFFIHWPKGKINQGTNIVNLTAHIDVLPTLIELCGLTLDTKIDFDGVSLKRHLYNPEIPLEERTLFVETQRTFTSEPWLQTVGMTNDWRLIDNTELYNISEDPDQSDNIIDEHPGVVKRIREEHNKYWSLVSPRDREQPLFIVGHPDDTETYLTTSDWYLPNVPWNHAQLAKGNSEIGEWNIKIHQEGTYRFEVRRWPKEANATINGIPTFNKKIDAWSASGGIEKLIYGDEIKSLPIKFIKMEIGDYSETKRVRKKDKQIIFDVKLKPGKINVRGTMLNMLKNTIAGTYYVYITLL is encoded by the coding sequence ATGCCAAGATTAATAAATATAAATCCCAAAACTTTAAATGAACTCAAAGAATTTGGAATTCTTTTACTGCTCTTTTTCGGGTTAATATCTGTATCGTATTCTCAAAATTCAAGTGTCCATAAACCTCCAAATGTTATTTTGATTGTCACTGATGATCAAGGTTATGGTGATTTAAGTTGTCACGGTAATACATATGTAAAAACTCCCAACACAGATAAGCTTTATGAAGAATCGGCACGATTTACAGATTTTCACGTAGATCCAACGTGTGCACCGAGCCGAGCTGCGTTACTAACAGGAAAATATTCGCACCACGTAGGAGTTTGGCATACCGTTAGTGGTGGAAATCATCTTCGCACCGATGAAAAAACTATGGCCGAAGTATTCAAATCATCGGGATATCGAACGGCGTTATTCGGAAAATGGCATTTAGGTTCTAATTATCCATACAGGCCTATAGATCGAGGATTTGATGAATGGTTAGGTCAGGGTGATGGAGGAACGGGCACTACCGATGACTGGTTTGATAATGACAGAGTCAATGATTACTATTGGCATAATGGTGAGCGTGAAAAAAAGGAAGGTTTTGCACCAGATATTTTTTATAATGAAGCGATAGATTTCATAACCAAAAATAAACAGAGCGAAAAACCATTTTTTATCTATTTACCAACATATCTACCTCATCATCCGCACACATTACCAAAGAAATTGCCAGCGATGAATAACAACACAGAAGTATCAGATTATGTTTCTTACTTCTTCAAAGGAATAGAACATATAGATCAAAATATAGGTCGGTTAAGAGAGGTACTTGCTGAATCCAAATTATCAGAAAATACGATTATCATTTTTATGACTGACAATGGTGGTACTGCAGGCGTAAAATTATTCAATGCAGGAATGAGAGGCAGTAAGGGAGATGTTTATGAGGGTGGTCATCGTGTTCCCTTCTTTATACATTGGCCAAAAGGAAAAATTAATCAAGGAACTAATATTGTGAATTTGACCGCTCATATAGACGTGCTACCTACATTAATAGAATTATGTGGACTCACCCTTGATACCAAAATTGATTTTGATGGTGTAAGCTTAAAAAGGCACTTATATAATCCGGAAATCCCATTAGAAGAAAGAACTTTGTTTGTAGAAACTCAACGCACATTTACATCAGAACCATGGTTACAGACAGTAGGTATGACCAATGATTGGAGATTAATTGATAATACGGAGCTTTATAACATTTCGGAGGATCCTGATCAATCTGATAATATAATAGATGAACATCCAGGCGTCGTAAAAAGAATCCGTGAGGAGCATAACAAATATTGGTCACTTGTTTCCCCTAGAGATAGAGAGCAACCACTTTTTATAGTTGGACACCCAGATGATACTGAAACCTATCTAACAACTTCAGATTGGTACCTTCCCAATGTTCCCTGGAACCACGCACAATTGGCTAAGGGAAACTCAGAAATAGGAGAATGGAATATTAAAATACATCAAGAAGGTACGTATCGATTTGAAGTTAGGAGATGGCCCAAAGAAGCCAATGCTACTATCAATGGAATTCCAACTTTTAATAAAAAAATAGATGCTTGGAGTGCCTCTGGTGGTATTGAAAAGCTGATTTACGGCGATGAAATAAAATCGTTACCTATTAAATTTATAAAAATGGAAATAGGTGACTATTCTGAGACTAAAAGAGTTCGTAAAAAGGACAAACAAATTATATTTGATGTAAAACTTAAGCCTGGCAAAATTAATGTAAGAGGGACCATGCTAAACATGTTGAAGAACACAATCGCAGGAACTTATTATGTCTATATTACACTTCTATAA
- a CDS encoding site-specific integrase, protein MATTKLMLYKGKKKEDGTLLLSLRITHNRKASYLFFDWLSEKHWDSNQMRVKKSHPNAQRLNHRIIQKLAEANDFILEFETKRKSFTSTDIVNVLKDGRKDSSFFKLAEEYINELRTQGKFNRANPDSSRIKLFKEFLKGSDIQFHEIDTALLKRFKTYILTKTNQRGNTSAERSVMNTFVVIRTLFNRAITERRADQKDYPFGKNRIQIKFPETVKIGLDEKEISEIESLELEHYSPIWHTRNVFLFSFYLAGIRISDVLNVRWSDIQDDRIIYRMNKNNKVDSLKLSDKVKSIINYYRHDKKSKHDYIFPELKKANQKDLKDINAKVKTAVKKFNKYLKDIALQAEIDKKVTTHIARHSFGNIAGDKISPQMLQKLYRHSHLTTTIGYQGNFIHKDTDEALDSVINF, encoded by the coding sequence ATGGCTACTACCAAACTAATGTTATATAAAGGCAAGAAAAAAGAAGATGGGACACTCCTTCTATCACTTAGAATTACTCACAATAGAAAAGCGAGTTATTTGTTTTTTGATTGGCTGTCAGAAAAACATTGGGATAGTAATCAAATGAGAGTTAAAAAATCACATCCTAATGCACAACGATTAAATCATCGAATCATACAAAAGTTAGCAGAAGCAAATGATTTCATCCTTGAATTTGAAACCAAAAGAAAATCATTTACATCTACAGATATTGTCAATGTTCTTAAAGACGGGAGAAAAGATAGTTCATTTTTTAAGCTAGCAGAGGAATATATAAATGAACTCAGGACACAAGGGAAATTCAACAGAGCAAACCCAGACAGTAGTAGGATAAAATTATTTAAAGAATTTCTTAAAGGTTCAGACATTCAATTTCATGAAATCGACACTGCGCTTTTAAAACGTTTTAAAACATATATACTTACCAAAACTAATCAACGAGGTAACACATCTGCAGAAAGATCTGTAATGAATACGTTTGTAGTAATTAGAACACTATTTAACCGAGCAATTACCGAAAGAAGAGCTGACCAAAAAGATTACCCTTTCGGAAAAAACAGAATCCAGATCAAGTTTCCCGAAACAGTCAAGATTGGATTAGATGAAAAGGAGATTTCCGAAATTGAATCATTAGAATTAGAACACTACTCTCCTATTTGGCATACCCGTAATGTTTTTCTTTTTTCTTTTTACCTAGCTGGTATAAGAATCTCTGATGTATTAAATGTTAGATGGTCCGATATACAAGATGATCGTATTATTTATAGAATGAATAAGAACAATAAAGTAGACTCCTTAAAATTATCTGATAAAGTAAAGTCTATCATCAATTATTATCGCCACGACAAAAAAAGTAAACACGATTATATTTTTCCTGAGCTAAAAAAAGCCAATCAAAAAGACCTAAAAGATATCAATGCCAAAGTAAAAACCGCTGTTAAAAAGTTCAATAAATATCTAAAAGATATTGCTCTCCAAGCAGAAATTGATAAAAAAGTGACTACCCACATTGCAAGACATTCTTTTGGTAATATTGCGGGTGATAAAATATCTCCTCAGATGCTTCAAAAACTCTACAGACATTCTCATTTGACCACCACTATTGGATATCAAGGTAACTTCATTCATAAAGATACCGATGAAGCTCTTGATAGTGTTATTAATTTTTAG
- a CDS encoding prolyl oligopeptidase family serine peptidase, producing MKRILFYKGLFSIHILCLFIVSCDNKSNTINKPPIAPSVSAVDTYHGQQVEDPYRNLENLKDSTVLNWLTEQGDYAFDYLENIPGKKKIIEQLQSYDKKQNFSYTSFKRTKGGIHFYSKTIGDEKVAKLYYRKDFEDEEVLLYDPSDYAEKEQYRISYIQPDRNGKKIVICLGEKGQELSQGLIMDVATKQILPLKLKNVLHSFIGVRWLSDSSGVFYLYSPITDPTDKNFLLDTKTVLCKIGQNPVTIFSKDSKVENNINPEDFPLIYNYDAKDGYLFGVVGGSDSFYDIYYAKESDVVSNNVSWKLLFKKEDKIKRFRATSEGDLIYLSSKDVVHNQILRTSMENPDLVNAEILVPEKKDATIITFALTKSGLFYTTLKNGVEAKLYFVTHRGEEKEIIPPRQSGNISIGSYGPDSDFLRVITRGTTSPSVNYFYDVYQNEFKRDLFIPVNEYPQFDNIVVEQKEIPSHDGVKVPITIIRDKDLNRDGDTPTLFFGYGSYGQMARASFNPNFLTWVHNGGILVFAHVRGDGYKGEAWHKAGFKMTKPNTWKDMIATTEYMIKEGYTNPDKTALWGSSAGGILAGRAMTDRPDLYKAVIMTSPALNMVRSEIQPNGKNSIKEFGTVAIKEEFEALLEMDSYHHIKKGVEYPATLVTGGMKDGRVVIWDPAKFVAKLQAYNAADTPILFAVKTDEGHSGSNSGKMAAYELYANTFSFALWQMGYEEYQPKN from the coding sequence ATGAAAAGAATTTTGTTTTATAAAGGTTTATTTAGTATTCACATTTTATGTTTATTTATTGTTTCATGTGATAATAAATCAAATACGATAAACAAACCTCCAATAGCACCATCTGTATCAGCTGTAGATACGTATCATGGTCAACAGGTAGAAGATCCCTACAGGAATCTGGAAAACTTGAAGGATTCTACTGTACTAAATTGGTTAACGGAACAGGGAGATTATGCATTTGATTATTTAGAAAATATTCCCGGTAAAAAAAAGATCATTGAGCAGTTACAATCGTATGATAAAAAACAAAACTTTTCATATACATCATTTAAAAGAACCAAAGGAGGAATTCATTTCTACAGTAAAACTATTGGAGATGAAAAAGTAGCAAAACTTTATTATAGAAAAGATTTTGAAGATGAAGAAGTTTTACTATACGATCCTTCAGATTATGCTGAGAAGGAACAATATAGAATTAGCTATATCCAACCAGATCGCAATGGAAAAAAAATTGTAATATGTTTAGGTGAAAAAGGCCAGGAGCTTTCGCAAGGTCTAATAATGGATGTTGCTACTAAACAAATATTACCTTTAAAATTAAAAAATGTATTGCATTCGTTTATTGGGGTTAGATGGCTATCTGATAGTTCTGGGGTTTTTTATTTGTATTCGCCTATTACTGATCCAACGGATAAAAATTTCTTACTTGACACTAAAACAGTTTTGTGTAAAATAGGTCAAAACCCTGTAACTATTTTTTCTAAAGACAGTAAAGTGGAAAATAACATAAACCCAGAGGATTTTCCTTTGATATACAACTATGACGCTAAGGATGGGTATCTGTTTGGTGTAGTAGGTGGGTCAGACTCTTTTTATGATATTTATTATGCTAAAGAATCCGATGTGGTGTCAAATAACGTATCCTGGAAATTATTATTTAAAAAAGAAGATAAAATAAAAAGATTTAGGGCTACCAGTGAAGGAGATTTAATTTATCTATCTTCTAAAGATGTCGTCCATAATCAAATATTAAGGACTTCTATGGAAAATCCTGATTTGGTTAATGCCGAAATTCTTGTCCCTGAGAAAAAGGATGCAACCATTATCACATTTGCATTAACAAAAAGTGGGTTGTTTTATACTACCTTAAAGAATGGAGTAGAAGCTAAATTATATTTTGTGACCCACCGAGGTGAAGAAAAAGAAATTATCCCACCCAGACAATCTGGAAACATTAGTATTGGTTCTTATGGTCCTGATAGTGATTTTTTAAGAGTAATTACTCGAGGCACAACCTCTCCTTCTGTTAATTATTTCTATGATGTTTACCAAAATGAGTTTAAAAGAGATCTGTTTATCCCTGTCAATGAATATCCGCAATTTGATAACATTGTCGTTGAACAAAAGGAAATTCCATCTCATGATGGGGTTAAAGTTCCTATTACCATCATTAGAGATAAAGACCTTAATAGGGATGGAGATACTCCTACTTTATTTTTTGGGTATGGATCTTACGGACAAATGGCAAGAGCTTCTTTTAATCCAAACTTTCTAACCTGGGTTCATAATGGAGGCATTTTGGTTTTTGCCCACGTTAGAGGAGACGGATATAAAGGAGAAGCCTGGCATAAAGCAGGGTTTAAAATGACCAAACCCAATACTTGGAAAGATATGATTGCCACCACTGAATATATGATTAAGGAAGGCTATACTAATCCCGATAAAACTGCCTTATGGGGCTCAAGTGCTGGAGGAATCTTAGCAGGAAGAGCTATGACGGATCGACCGGATTTATACAAGGCGGTTATCATGACATCTCCAGCATTAAATATGGTTCGTTCTGAGATACAACCCAATGGAAAAAATAGTATCAAAGAATTTGGAACTGTAGCAATAAAAGAAGAGTTCGAAGCACTATTAGAAATGGATTCTTACCATCATATTAAAAAAGGAGTGGAATATCCTGCTACTTTAGTCACAGGAGGTATGAAGGATGGGCGTGTAGTTATCTGGGATCCTGCAAAATTTGTAGCAAAATTACAAGCATATAATGCTGCAGATACTCCTATTCTTTTTGCAGTTAAGACGGATGAAGGGCATTCTGGATCAAATTCAGGTAAAATGGCTGCATATGAATTGTATGCAAATACTTTTTCTTTTGCATTATGGCAAATGGGATACGAGGAATATCAACCTAAAAATTAA